CCGCGGCTGCCCGCGGTGGTGGTGACGCACCAGAGCGACATCATCCGGCAGAAGGTCGCGGGCGCGCTGTTCCGTCCCTTCGAGTGGATGCTGTACGCGCGCGCGGCGCGGCTGTTGGCCACGAGTGACGCGTATGTGCGCGGCTCGTCGCTGCTGTCGACGTTCAAGTCGAAGGTGCGGGTGCTGCCGCTGGGCATCGAGTTGGAGTCGTACCTGCGGCCTCCTTCCGCGGAGGCGCTCGCGGCCCAGGCGCGGTGGACGGCGGAGGCGGCGGGCGGGCCGCTGTGGCTGATGGTGGGGCGGCTCGTCTACTACAAGGGGTTGTTCACGGCGCTGGAGGCGCTGGTGCACGCGCCGGGGCGGCTGGTCATCGTGGGCGAGGGGCCGCTGGCGCAGGAAGGCCGCGCGCGGGCGAAGGCGCTGGGCATCGAGGACCGGGTGACGTGGGCGGGGTACCTGTCGCCGGAGGCGCTGACGGGCGCGTACCGGGCCGCGACGGCCCTGTGGTTCCCGAGCAACGCGCGCAGCGAGGCGTATGGCCTGTCGCAGGTGGAGGCGCTGGCGAGTGGACTGCCCGTGCTCAACACCGCCGTGCCGGACTCGGGCGTGGCGTGGGTGAGCCTGCACGAGCGCACGGGCCTCACGGTGCCCGTGGGAGACGCGCGGGCGCTGGCGGCGGCGGCGCGCCGGTTGGTGGACGAGCCGGACCTGCGGGAGCGGCTGTCACGTGGGGCGCGAGAGCGTGCGCGGGCGGAGTTCGCCCATGACGTGATGGCGTCGCGCAGCCTGGACCTGTACGCGGAGGCGCTCGGACGGCCGCCGGTGGCGGAGGAGCGGAGCGATGCCTCCGTCCGGCACGTCGCGGGCGGGCGCTGAAGGTCCGCGCATGCACCGGTCGCGCGCATCTCATCGTGACGGTCTCGGGGAGGGCGAAGGCCCCTCTTCGCGCGTGCCGCGCTCGCCCGGTGGTGAGCCTGGTGGAGACACCGAGGCTGTCGGCACGGCCTCCAGCGAGCCGCATGCGCCGAGTGGCGCGCCGGTCGATGACGCGGATGCGGGCATGGGTGTTTCGCGCAGGTGGGCTGCATCCGCAGGTGCATCGCTTCGCGTGTTGCATGTCTCCAGCGGCAACCTCTACGGCGGTGTCGAGACACTGCTGCGCACGATGGCGCTCGCGAGCGCGGAGCACGACGGCGGCGCGGTGCATGCTTTCGCGCTCTGCTTCGAGGGACGCATCGCGGAGGAGCTTCGCGCGGCGGGCGCGCCGCTGACGCTGCTGGGACCGGCGAAGGTGAGCCGGCCGTGGCGGGTCTGGGAGGCCCGTCGTGCATTGGCGGCGCTGCTTCAGCGGGAGGCGTTCGACGCGGTGGTGTGTCATGCGGCGTGGCCTCAAGCCCTCTTCGGGCCCGTGGTGCGCACGGCCGGTGTCCCGTTGATCTTCTTCCAGCACGACGCCCTGTCGGGCTCGCACTGGGTGGAGCGGTGGGCCCGCGCCACGTCGCCGGACCTGGCGCTGTGCAACAGCCGATACACCGCGAGCACGCTTCCGAGCGTGTACCCGCGCACCCCGTGGAGCGTGCTCCATCCGCCGGTTCGGGACGGTGGCCCGGGCCTCATGGCTTCCGAGCGCGCTTCGCTCCGGGGCGAGCTGGGCGCGGACTCGACGGACGTCGTCATCGTCCATGCCAGCCGCATGCAGGAGTGGAAGGGGCAGCGGCTGCTGCTCGAAGCGCTGGGCCGGCTGCGCCAGGTGCCTCACTGGAAGGCGTGGTTCGCGGGTGGTGCGCAGCGCCCGGAAGAGGTTGCCTACGAAGAGGGCTTGAAGGCCCAGGCCCTGGCGCTGGGCCTGGGGGACCGCGTGCGGTTCCTGGGACAGCGCTCGGATGTGCCCCGACTGCTGCGCGCGGCGGAGGTGCACTGTCAGCCCAACACCGGGCCGGAGCCGTTTGGCCTGGCGTTCGTGGAGGCCCTCTACGCCGGGCTCCCCGTGGTTACCACCGCGCTGGGCGGACCGCTGGAGATCGTCGATGCGTCTTGCGGCGTGCTCGTGCCTCCGAAGCCGGAGGCCCTGGCCCAGGCGCTGCGCGGGCTCATCGAAGATGAAGCGGCTCGACGGAAGCTGGGCAGCGGTGGACCGTCTCGCGCGAAGGCGCTGAGCGCGCCGGATGCCTTCCTGTCGACGCTGGAGGACGCGGTGCGCTCCGTGACCCGGGGGCCCAGCGCATGAGTGGCGCGAGTCCTCGTCCCCAGCTCCGGGGCCCCGGTGTGCTGCATCAGCGGTACGTGCGCCGCGCGCCGGAACCCGCGACGACGCAGGCCGTGCCGGCTCCGGCTCCAGCGTCTCCGGGGCTGCTCGGTTCGGGCGGCGTGGTGGTGGCGTTCATCGCGCTGCTCTTCGTCTGCCAGCTCGCGCTGCTGGTGGAGGCGCTGGCCCCGGCTCGCGTGGTGTTCCGCATCGCGTCGTTCGGCGCGAGCCTGGCGCTGCTGGTGCTGGTGAAGGGCCCTTTCCTCAGGCACCCGGCGATGCCCTTCCTGCTCGCGTCGGCGGGGCTCACCGCGCTGAACTTCTTCCACCCCGGCACCAACACCCCGCTGGCGGCGGCCGCGCAACTGGGCATCCAGATCTCCGTGTTCGCGCCCCTCTTCTGGGCGAGCCGCCTGCGCATCGACGCGAAGATGTTCGGACGCGTCGTCCTGCTGCTCTTCCTGTTCAACATGGCGAGCGCCTCGCTGGGCATCCTGCAGGTGACCTTCCCCGGCCGCTTCCAGCCCAACCTGTCCGCCATGGTCGAGAGCCAGGGCGAGGGCTACGTGCGCAGCCTCCAGTTCGAGACCGCGAGCGGCGCGCGTGTGTTCCGCCCCATGGGGTTGACGGACATCCCGGGCGGAGCCGCCACCGGCGCCTTCTATTCGGTGCTGCTGGGCGGCGCGTTCCTGCTCAGCCGCCAGGGCCTGTCCCGGAAGGTGCTGGGCGCGGCGGGCATCGGCATCGGGCTCATCTGCCTCTACCTGGGGCAGGTGCGCGTCGCGGCGGTGACGTTGATTGTCTGCATGGCGGCCATGGGCCTGGTGCTCACCGTGAGCGGCCGGTGGGTGCGCCTCGTGACGCTGGCTGCGGTCGTGGGCGGCTTCGCGGTGGTGGCCTTCGGCTGGGCCGTCGCGGTCGGCGGCGACGCGGTGCTCTCGCGCTGGAGCACGCTCACGGCCGCCGACCCGTCGCAGGTGTATCAATCCAACCGGGGCCGCTTCCTCGACGAGACCTTTGACGACGTGCTCCCGG
The sequence above is drawn from the Corallococcus sp. NCRR genome and encodes:
- a CDS encoding glycosyltransferase, which produces MEAHLCTLARAQAALGAQVEVLCANHSVDGTGTSHEFHGRSPTREEWDGPVRVVRLGRLASVARMDVMPSLPFMLRRALARGVDVVHLHVPNPSMVLALDAVPRLPAVVVTHQSDIIRQKVAGALFRPFEWMLYARAARLLATSDAYVRGSSLLSTFKSKVRVLPLGIELESYLRPPSAEALAAQARWTAEAAGGPLWLMVGRLVYYKGLFTALEALVHAPGRLVIVGEGPLAQEGRARAKALGIEDRVTWAGYLSPEALTGAYRAATALWFPSNARSEAYGLSQVEALASGLPVLNTAVPDSGVAWVSLHERTGLTVPVGDARALAAAARRLVDEPDLRERLSRGARERARAEFAHDVMASRSLDLYAEALGRPPVAEERSDASVRHVAGGR
- a CDS encoding glycosyltransferase family 4 protein → MLHVSSGNLYGGVETLLRTMALASAEHDGGAVHAFALCFEGRIAEELRAAGAPLTLLGPAKVSRPWRVWEARRALAALLQREAFDAVVCHAAWPQALFGPVVRTAGVPLIFFQHDALSGSHWVERWARATSPDLALCNSRYTASTLPSVYPRTPWSVLHPPVRDGGPGLMASERASLRGELGADSTDVVIVHASRMQEWKGQRLLLEALGRLRQVPHWKAWFAGGAQRPEEVAYEEGLKAQALALGLGDRVRFLGQRSDVPRLLRAAEVHCQPNTGPEPFGLAFVEALYAGLPVVTTALGGPLEIVDASCGVLVPPKPEALAQALRGLIEDEAARRKLGSGGPSRAKALSAPDAFLSTLEDAVRSVTRGPSA
- a CDS encoding O-antigen ligase family protein, producing MSGASPRPQLRGPGVLHQRYVRRAPEPATTQAVPAPAPASPGLLGSGGVVVAFIALLFVCQLALLVEALAPARVVFRIASFGASLALLVLVKGPFLRHPAMPFLLASAGLTALNFFHPGTNTPLAAAAQLGIQISVFAPLFWASRLRIDAKMFGRVVLLLFLFNMASASLGILQVTFPGRFQPNLSAMVESQGEGYVRSLQFETASGARVFRPMGLTDIPGGAATGAFYSVLLGGAFLLSRQGLSRKVLGAAGIGIGLICLYLGQVRVAAVTLIVCMAAMGLVLTVSGRWVRLVTLAAVVGGFAVVAFGWAVAVGGDAVLSRWSTLTAADPSQVYQSNRGRFLDETFDDVLPEFPLGAGLGRYGMANAYFGDNLDRESPPLWAEIQWTAWAYDGGWLGLVCYPLALLATLWWGFQVARRRDESAGEFWLWGSLLFAYDLGAIAQTFSYQFFMSQMGMEFWLLNAAFFSAYWNRNAALHPHRR